In the Candidatus Saccharimonas aalborgensis genome, one interval contains:
- the rplJ gene encoding 50S ribosomal protein L10, producing MAISKDKKQALVSEMSQLFANAKGTAVAKYQSISVADLQDLRRAAREAGVTIKVVKNRLVRVAMGSQDIYKNADTSALVGQLLYAFSTDDEVMPAKVLHEFAKTHPALELVAGFSGEGIAQGSADVTALASLPSKHQLIAEVVAQLLSPVHDVTNALSGNLHALLDGIEAKATA from the coding sequence ATGGCAATTTCTAAAGACAAGAAACAAGCTTTGGTAAGTGAAATGAGTCAGCTTTTCGCAAATGCGAAGGGGACAGCTGTTGCCAAGTACCAAAGCATCAGCGTCGCAGACCTCCAAGACTTGCGGCGTGCTGCTCGCGAAGCAGGCGTTACCATCAAGGTTGTCAAAAACCGCCTCGTCCGTGTCGCAATGGGCTCACAGGACATCTACAAGAACGCTGACACCAGTGCGCTTGTTGGTCAACTGCTCTATGCATTTAGCACTGACGACGAAGTCATGCCCGCAAAGGTATTGCACGAGTTTGCAAAAACTCATCCGGCTCTTGAATTAGTCGCCGGTTTCAGTGGCGAGGGTATTGCCCAGGGCAGCGCCGATGTCACTGCACTTGCAAGCCTACCAAGCAAACATCAGTTGATTGCCGAAGTCGTAGCTCAGCTACTTTCTCCGGTACACGATGTTACCAACGCGCTTTCAGGCAACCTCCATGCGCTTCTCGATGGTATTGAGGCAAAAGCGACCGCGTAG
- the dnaX gene encoding DNA polymerase III subunit gamma/tau → MGQALYRKYRSRSLDEIIGQSHITAILKRAIDANRIAHAYLLTGPKGVGKTSIARILAHEINKLPYSDESSHLDIVEIDAASNNSVEDIRDLRERVQIAPSSAEKKIYIIDEVHMLSKSAFNALLKTLEEPPEHVVFILATTDVDKLPATILSRVQRFNFRAAIPADNAKHLRTIADAEGIAIDDDALSLIAERSDGSFRNSVSLLDQLRHASDESISREIVERVLGLADSDIVTQLLNAYAEDDLGKIVALVDHTEAYGTPAVILADQLIAALRQHIIDQPSLLPLLDRLLEVRRSAWPYIKLLTALTADMSSQPPKSSPKVTTLPTPSHSSTLGKLPPVDTAQPAQKESQKPPAEREPPAVSSSFQWDSFLERVKDKAPGAYSLLGKAGYDLSANTFTLYAGREFNKKQLEKSLPVFAEILEQMKLSDHDIVISPNAKPPKDGQTAAIVAMMGGGEEVSVDG, encoded by the coding sequence ATGGGGCAGGCGTTATATCGTAAATACCGTTCACGATCGCTCGATGAAATCATCGGGCAATCACACATTACCGCTATTTTGAAGCGGGCTATTGATGCAAACCGCATCGCACACGCCTACCTGCTCACCGGACCAAAGGGAGTTGGCAAGACCTCAATCGCGCGTATTCTCGCACACGAAATCAACAAATTGCCCTATAGCGACGAATCTTCACACCTCGATATTGTCGAAATTGATGCCGCCAGCAACAACAGTGTCGAGGATATCCGCGACCTACGTGAGCGAGTCCAAATAGCCCCGAGTAGTGCCGAAAAAAAGATTTATATCATTGACGAAGTTCATATGCTCAGTAAATCGGCATTTAACGCCCTGCTCAAGACGCTCGAGGAACCCCCTGAGCATGTCGTTTTTATCTTGGCAACGACCGATGTTGACAAACTGCCGGCCACCATACTGAGTCGTGTCCAGCGCTTCAACTTTCGGGCGGCGATTCCTGCTGACAATGCAAAGCACCTGCGGACGATTGCGGACGCCGAGGGTATTGCTATCGATGACGATGCCCTGAGCCTTATTGCTGAGCGGAGTGACGGTAGTTTTCGCAATAGTGTCAGTTTGCTCGACCAACTACGCCACGCAAGTGATGAAAGCATTAGCCGCGAGATTGTCGAGCGGGTGCTGGGCCTGGCCGACAGTGATATCGTGACCCAGTTACTCAACGCCTACGCGGAGGATGACCTCGGGAAAATCGTCGCGCTTGTTGATCACACTGAGGCCTACGGTACACCCGCAGTTATCTTGGCAGATCAGCTCATCGCTGCCCTCCGCCAGCATATTATCGATCAGCCGTCACTCCTTCCTCTACTAGATCGTCTGTTGGAAGTGCGACGAAGTGCCTGGCCGTACATAAAACTCCTTACCGCGCTAACAGCTGATATGAGCAGCCAACCCCCGAAAAGCAGTCCCAAAGTTACGACATTACCGACACCATCACACTCATCAACGTTAGGGAAGTTGCCTCCTGTTGATACAGCTCAACCAGCCCAAAAAGAGTCCCAAAAGCCGCCTGCGGAGCGAGAACCACCAGCCGTTTCGTCGTCGTTTCAGTGGGATTCATTCCTCGAGCGAGTAAAAGACAAGGCTCCGGGAGCATATAGCCTTCTCGGCAAGGCTGGGTATGATCTCTCGGCAAATACATTCACTCTCTACGCGGGCCGCGAATTCAACAAAAAACAACTCGAAAAATCACTGCCGGTTTTTGCGGAAATCCTCGAACAAATGAAGCTTTCTGATCACGACATTGTCATTAGCCCCAACGCAAAACCCCCCAAAGATGGCCAGACCGCAGCTATTGTTGCTATGATGGGGGGAGGAGAAGAGGTATCAGTCGATGGCTAA
- a CDS encoding HIT family protein yields MKRRFLQAGPMTRKPKNEAVYQAYKKTVKSNSCAFCGFNSESPQVVREFEHFRLTHNQFGYDIWEGCKVQEQYMIVPKRHLLSMDEMNRDERAEYIDLVCAYESDGYSLYTRSPDNITKSVPHLHTHLLKLDKKRIDMVLYLRKPHILMSR; encoded by the coding sequence ATGAAACGACGATTTCTCCAGGCCGGTCCCATGACGCGCAAACCAAAAAACGAGGCCGTTTACCAGGCATACAAAAAAACCGTCAAATCCAACTCCTGTGCATTTTGCGGATTCAACTCAGAAAGTCCCCAGGTAGTCAGAGAATTTGAGCATTTTCGCCTCACACATAATCAATTTGGCTACGACATCTGGGAGGGGTGCAAAGTACAAGAACAATACATGATTGTACCCAAGCGCCATCTGCTCTCGATGGACGAGATGAACCGTGACGAACGTGCCGAATACATCGATCTCGTATGCGCCTATGAATCAGATGGGTACTCGCTATATACTCGCTCGCCGGACAATATTACAAAATCCGTGCCTCATCTCCATACTCATCTGTTAAAACTTGACAAAAAGCGGATAGATATGGTATTATACCTACGTAAACCTCACATATTGATGAGCCGATAG
- a CDS encoding dCTP deaminase produces the protein MSVYSNTEIFEAINDGTIVCVPFDKNHVSEASLDFTLGHYFYKQEVDESVSVYNPFDKDDVARYFKGPLEAMPHGEWCKQYGYTPLKNIPLDHPIIVLRPGERILAHTHEFVGIRAHGGACEVRSRSTWGRNGVAVCFDAGWVDPGYINRITLEIYNLNKHEAVVLPVGERMGQLVFIKTGPVAGSYADGRKGMSGKYQSTDNLDELIANWKPEDMLPRAYKDSRVMPTPIKGLPKGVN, from the coding sequence ATGAGTGTGTATAGCAACACAGAGATTTTTGAGGCAATCAATGACGGGACAATTGTCTGCGTGCCATTTGACAAAAACCACGTCAGTGAGGCCAGCCTTGATTTTACCTTGGGGCATTATTTTTACAAACAAGAAGTAGATGAGAGCGTTTCAGTCTACAATCCCTTCGACAAAGATGATGTTGCTCGCTATTTCAAGGGTCCACTCGAAGCCATGCCACACGGTGAATGGTGCAAGCAGTATGGCTATACACCGCTCAAAAATATCCCCCTCGACCACCCCATTATCGTGTTGCGCCCTGGCGAACGCATCCTTGCACATACCCACGAGTTTGTCGGCATCCGCGCACATGGTGGTGCCTGCGAAGTGCGTAGCCGTAGTACCTGGGGAAGAAACGGCGTGGCCGTCTGTTTTGATGCTGGCTGGGTAGACCCTGGCTACATCAATCGCATTACCCTCGAAATCTACAATCTCAACAAACATGAGGCCGTCGTGCTACCGGTCGGTGAGCGAATGGGTCAGTTGGTGTTCATCAAAACTGGCCCCGTCGCTGGAAGTTATGCCGATGGGCGAAAGGGGATGAGTGGGAAATATCAATCCACCGACAATCTAGACGAGCTGATTGCAAACTGGAAACCCGAGGATATGCTGCCTCGCGCTTACAAAGATTCACGTGTCATGCCCACTCCCATCAAGGGGCTGCCAAAGGGAGTGAACTAG
- a CDS encoding thymidine kinase, with product MPGRPRRHHELNFHFSTMAGGKTAEILLDEYRKRDSGWNTIIAKPEGDSKAGTRIQSRIAGGMEAPALLIPEKGDAGEFLRREIANRLGASAVWEHPWLIYVDEAQFLSPEQVKQLATGVVDADIATIEAYGLLNDFRGELFPGSAALLKWADRKIQIASACERGGCGQVAVVNARLVNGIVTTEGPQKAIDGIEATYSALCRSHYLSEIT from the coding sequence ATGCCGGGACGACCACGTCGACATCATGAATTAAACTTTCACTTTAGCACCATGGCAGGGGGCAAAACTGCCGAGATACTACTCGATGAATATCGCAAACGTGATAGCGGCTGGAATACCATCATTGCGAAACCAGAGGGAGATAGTAAAGCCGGAACTCGTATCCAATCCCGCATCGCTGGTGGCATGGAAGCACCGGCACTCCTAATCCCCGAGAAAGGTGACGCGGGTGAATTTTTGCGACGCGAAATCGCAAATCGCCTGGGGGCCAGCGCTGTCTGGGAACACCCCTGGCTGATCTATGTCGATGAGGCTCAGTTTCTCTCACCAGAGCAAGTGAAGCAATTGGCAACAGGGGTCGTTGATGCCGATATTGCCACGATCGAGGCCTATGGTCTTCTCAACGATTTCCGCGGCGAGCTGTTTCCTGGCAGTGCCGCACTGTTGAAATGGGCTGATCGCAAAATACAGATCGCCTCTGCCTGTGAGCGCGGCGGCTGTGGGCAAGTTGCCGTGGTCAACGCGCGGTTGGTAAACGGCATCGTGACGACCGAGGGCCCACAAAAAGCCATCGACGGGATTGAAGCCACCTATTCGGCTCTCTGTCGAAGCCATTATCTATCGGAAATCACGTAG
- a CDS encoding dihydrofolate reductase, whose amino-acid sequence MKELIVAYDQKRGIGADGDLLWQRDLPGDLAHFKQMTMGSSLVMGRTTYESIGRPLPGREMIVVTHRPLDDEGIIAVHSLAEAYTRASRERTVVIGGGQIYEQALREGSIERIHATEVTATFPGATVFFPVLDAMWHETTREHHGSNEHDRYSYDFVTYERR is encoded by the coding sequence ATGAAAGAACTCATTGTGGCCTACGATCAAAAACGCGGCATTGGTGCCGACGGTGATTTGTTGTGGCAGCGTGACTTGCCAGGAGATTTAGCCCATTTCAAACAAATGACGATGGGAAGCTCGCTTGTCATGGGTCGTACTACGTATGAGTCAATCGGCCGACCACTGCCTGGAAGAGAGATGATCGTCGTGACACATCGTCCTCTCGATGACGAAGGAATTATTGCGGTTCATAGCCTTGCCGAGGCATATACGAGGGCTTCTAGGGAGCGAACAGTGGTGATAGGTGGAGGTCAAATCTATGAGCAAGCGCTTCGAGAAGGCAGTATTGAGCGTATCCACGCCACCGAGGTCACGGCAACGTTTCCCGGGGCGACGGTGTTTTTCCCAGTACTTGACGCAATGTGGCATGAAACGACTCGCGAGCATCACGGGTCGAACGAACATGACCGCTATAGCTACGATTTTGTTACCTACGAGCGACGCTAA
- a CDS encoding SDR family NAD(P)-dependent oxidoreductase, producing the protein MGANSELISHIDPSYRNLVVISGARRGIGHAVADRFLQSYNTAVIGVDNHPDIVEQFPERQGRNFWPVQLDICDTDGVKELFGEVIAAPQPLDAVVHAAGHIVAGTDYHRHVRDYPTETARQQVKRLREVNGQAAIHFVSQAVGALSAQENGGCVIGISSSKADFPDPYRKEYMLAKARFSEAMAIQRTKLPPSIRLIDVQPGNTQTDIDGGEWIDGSDPDTARAVQAVNEWWRTHFGTPVKTIAEAIYDIAQDPRERRAVIPLGRDALLGSYMSRLPGWHTVSNTAARGVYTAVRLTSR; encoded by the coding sequence ATGGGGGCAAACTCAGAGCTTATATCGCATATCGATCCGTCATACAGGAACCTTGTCGTTATTTCGGGTGCACGTCGCGGCATCGGTCATGCGGTCGCAGATCGTTTCCTCCAGTCATACAACACTGCTGTGATCGGTGTCGACAATCACCCCGATATTGTGGAACAGTTTCCCGAACGACAGGGGCGGAACTTTTGGCCGGTTCAGCTCGACATTTGCGATACAGACGGGGTAAAAGAGCTATTTGGCGAGGTAATAGCAGCCCCGCAACCACTCGATGCGGTCGTTCACGCCGCCGGTCATATTGTTGCTGGTACCGACTATCATCGTCATGTCCGGGACTACCCGACTGAAACCGCAAGGCAGCAAGTCAAGCGCCTGCGCGAAGTTAATGGGCAAGCCGCCATTCACTTTGTCTCGCAGGCTGTTGGCGCACTGTCAGCACAAGAAAATGGTGGGTGTGTCATCGGAATTTCATCCTCTAAAGCCGATTTTCCCGACCCGTACCGCAAAGAGTATATGCTCGCAAAAGCTCGTTTCTCTGAAGCGATGGCAATCCAGCGTACAAAACTACCGCCCTCAATACGTCTTATTGACGTTCAGCCGGGTAATACCCAAACCGACATCGATGGCGGTGAATGGATCGATGGAAGTGATCCCGATACCGCACGTGCCGTACAAGCAGTCAATGAGTGGTGGCGAACACACTTTGGGACCCCTGTAAAAACTATTGCTGAAGCTATTTATGATATCGCCCAAGATCCTCGTGAGCGCCGCGCAGTCATTCCGCTCGGCAGAGATGCTCTCCTGGGTTCATATATGAGCCGTCTCCCTGGCTGGCATACAGTGTCTAATACCGCAGCCCGCGGCGTCTATACGGCAGTCCGCCTCACGAGTCGATAA
- the rplL gene encoding 50S ribosomal protein L7/L12: MADVKKLAEELTKLTVLEVNELKNILKDDYGIEPAAAAVAVAAGPVAGSDAGAAADEKTEFTVTLKDAGAQKVAVIKAVKEITGLGLGEAKALVDNAPSPIKEKASKDEAETAKKALEEAGATVELA, encoded by the coding sequence ATGGCAGATGTAAAGAAATTGGCCGAGGAGCTGACAAAGCTCACGGTCCTCGAAGTAAACGAACTCAAAAATATCCTCAAAGACGACTATGGCATTGAGCCAGCTGCTGCTGCAGTTGCCGTTGCCGCTGGCCCAGTTGCCGGTAGTGATGCAGGTGCCGCTGCTGACGAAAAAACTGAATTCACCGTCACCCTCAAGGATGCTGGTGCTCAAAAAGTTGCTGTCATCAAGGCAGTCAAAGAAATCACTGGTCTTGGACTTGGCGAGGCAAAAGCACTTGTCGACAACGCACCAAGCCCCATCAAAGAAAAAGCAAGCAAAGACGAAGCTGAGACGGCTAAAAAAGCCCTTGAAGAAGCCGGCGCTACTGTCGAGCTCGCCTAA
- a CDS encoding HIT family protein, protein MVRPKLQSGPLVRTRKMERHYVSHRGVRGDHCDFCHFSLKSSQTRREYDHFWLVENIFPYALWDGCRVTEHLLLSPKRHIESLSELTPQESTEYVQIISGMEDEGYAVYARPANSAAKSVPHQHSHFIRIDNKKIKTLYYNYLPHVLWFK, encoded by the coding sequence ATGGTACGACCAAAACTACAGTCCGGACCACTCGTACGTACGCGCAAAATGGAACGTCATTACGTAAGTCATCGCGGTGTACGCGGCGATCATTGTGATTTCTGTCATTTTTCACTCAAGTCATCCCAAACCCGACGCGAATATGATCATTTCTGGCTCGTCGAAAACATCTTTCCGTATGCGCTCTGGGATGGATGCCGCGTTACTGAACACTTGCTACTTTCTCCAAAACGCCACATTGAATCACTCAGCGAACTAACTCCTCAAGAAAGCACTGAGTACGTCCAGATCATTAGTGGCATGGAAGACGAAGGCTATGCTGTCTATGCGCGTCCCGCCAACTCGGCCGCCAAGTCCGTCCCTCACCAACATAGTCATTTCATTCGGATTGACAACAAAAAGATCAAGACACTGTACTACAACTATCTCCCTCACGTTCTTTGGTTCAAATAA
- a CDS encoding thymidylate synthase → MKKPRAELQYLHWAKKILDEGEPTDDRTGVGTIDLFGEPQMRVDLREEFPLLTSKLVAHRLVRSELAWMLRGDTNLRYLAEQDNHIWDEWPFVSYLRSEGIEVPEQGSDEWKQEKDTYLKRILTDKTFADKYGDLGPVYGHQWRAWEGYHGQPIDQLRQVQEALRTNDRSMGRRLIVSAWNVGNLEEMNKAGLPPCHTLFQFNASNKTDPTTGKKYLDMKLYQRSADWFLGVPFNMVQYAMLLSAMAHVTGRTPRYFYHTFGSAHIYKNHEEQVRAQLAREGELYEPPRLEINPRVTDISDFEADDFTIIGYKHHPAIKGQVAI, encoded by the coding sequence ATGAAAAAACCACGAGCCGAACTGCAATATCTTCACTGGGCAAAAAAAATTTTGGACGAAGGAGAGCCAACTGATGATCGTACAGGGGTCGGCACCATCGACCTCTTCGGTGAACCGCAGATGCGGGTCGATTTACGCGAGGAATTCCCCCTGCTGACATCAAAGCTTGTCGCGCACCGACTCGTGCGCAGTGAACTAGCTTGGATGCTACGCGGCGATACCAACCTCCGCTATCTCGCGGAGCAGGACAATCACATCTGGGACGAGTGGCCGTTTGTGTCGTATCTACGCAGTGAAGGCATCGAGGTACCGGAGCAAGGCTCAGACGAGTGGAAACAAGAGAAAGACACCTATTTGAAGCGAATACTAACCGACAAAACATTTGCTGATAAGTATGGCGATCTAGGGCCGGTCTATGGCCATCAGTGGCGCGCCTGGGAAGGCTATCACGGGCAGCCGATCGACCAATTGCGTCAGGTGCAAGAAGCACTGCGCACCAACGACCGTAGTATGGGACGTCGCCTGATCGTCAGTGCTTGGAATGTCGGCAATCTCGAAGAAATGAACAAAGCCGGATTGCCGCCGTGCCATACGCTATTTCAATTTAACGCATCAAATAAAACCGACCCAACGACGGGTAAAAAATATTTGGATATGAAGTTATACCAGAGGAGCGCTGATTGGTTTCTGGGCGTACCATTTAACATGGTGCAGTATGCGATGCTACTCTCGGCCATGGCGCATGTTACTGGCCGCACCCCACGCTATTTCTATCACACCTTCGGCAGTGCCCACATCTACAAAAACCATGAGGAGCAGGTGCGAGCGCAGCTGGCCAGGGAGGGCGAGCTCTATGAACCCCCTCGGTTAGAAATAAACCCACGCGTTACTGATATCAGTGATTTTGAAGCCGACGACTTCACCATTATCGGTTACAAGCACCATCCTGCAATCAAGGGCCAAGTAGCGATTTAG
- the tmk gene encoding dTMP kinase, whose translation MKAGRYIVIEGQDGTGKTTQADLLATYLHSRGIDTIHIKEPGGSPVAEAIRGVILDATLPRTPMTNTLLFTANRHELWHAVIRPALKRGTWVICTRNYWSTLAFQGYGEGMDLSIISAITATFTDKQYMSPDFSVVLAFDDIAARQKRIASRGKLAKPDTFESKTTDFQTRVQGGYRQIAKEFEIPLLDASRSIEAIHSDIVGRLEKSQLLASS comes from the coding sequence GTGAAAGCAGGACGTTACATTGTGATCGAAGGTCAAGATGGCACTGGTAAAACGACGCAGGCCGATCTACTTGCCACCTATCTCCATTCACGCGGCATAGATACAATTCATATCAAGGAACCAGGCGGCTCACCCGTTGCCGAAGCCATTCGGGGTGTGATCTTAGATGCAACGTTGCCGCGAACTCCTATGACAAATACTTTGCTCTTCACTGCAAATCGCCACGAGCTATGGCATGCGGTCATCCGACCCGCGCTCAAACGCGGCACATGGGTAATTTGCACCCGTAACTACTGGTCAACGTTGGCATTTCAGGGCTACGGAGAGGGCATGGATCTGTCAATTATTTCGGCTATCACTGCAACGTTCACCGATAAGCAGTATATGTCGCCCGATTTCAGTGTTGTGTTAGCATTTGATGACATTGCCGCACGTCAAAAACGTATCGCAAGCCGGGGCAAACTCGCAAAACCAGATACCTTTGAGTCAAAAACAACGGATTTTCAGACACGTGTCCAAGGAGGGTATCGACAAATCGCCAAAGAGTTTGAGATTCCTCTACTCGACGCTAGCCGTTCCATCGAGGCTATTCACAGCGATATCGTCGGTCGTTTAGAAAAATCTCAACTACTCGCTTCATCCTGA